CAAAACTCCGGCGCTAGAAACTCAGACTTTCGAGCTGCTCCCAACCCTGGACACCGAGGCCCCCGGGCCGGAGAGTGGAGCCCTGGGGTCGCCCGAAGAGCGGGGCCCAGAGCCCCCGGGGTCAGACAGCGAAGTCCCTGGGCGTGTCGCAGGGCAGGTAACCTAGGTCCCCTGGACAGGCGGCAAGGTACCCGTGTCCTCTGTAGACCAGGACGCGGAGACCCACAAGCAAGATAGCGAAGTGCTCGAGCCATTAGCGGGGCCAGACGCAGAGCTCCCGGGTCCGTGCCCACCTGGGAGCTTTGAGACTCCCGGGCCAGGTAGCAGCGACTCCGAGCCATTCGAAACGCGAAGCGCCGGGGTCCCGGGAAGTTTCCCCCTCAGGATCCCTAGACTTCCTCCTCCGGGTCAGACCTGGAAGCCCCCCAGCAGCATTTTCCTCTGTTCCCCGAGACCCCCCCAACAGTCTCAGAATAGCCGCTCATGGAGACGCCCATCGAGCGCGAAATCCGCCGCAGCTGCGAACGCGAGGAGAGCCTGCGCCGAAGCCGAGGCTTGAGCCCAGGTCGCGCGGGCCGCGAACTCGTTGAGCTGCGTTTGAAGCCGGTGCTCAGCTTGCCGGGTCCGGGCCCCGCGCTCCCGCGTGCCTTGGAGCGCGCGCGGGCGGGCGCGCAGATGCAGCGAGACATCGAGCGGGAGGCCCACCGGCAGGCGGCGCTGGCGCGCCCCACGACCCCAGAGCCGCGCGCCCGGCCGCCTCCGCAGCCGCTGGACGAGCTCATGCGCTTCTTCGAGGCCGCGGGTGAGTGCGGCTTCTCGCCGGCGTCTGAGGGAGGCGCGGGGCGGCAGCGACTGCTGGAGCACGGAAGCCGGCCGCTTTCGGCCGTGCAGGGCCGGTGCCCGGTGCTGGCCCGAGCCCCGCCACCCATCGCACCGTCGCTGCTGGAACTGGAGGTGCGCGAGGCGCAGGAGCGCGAGCGGGAGCTGCAGCGCCAGAGGCTTAGCGTCTATGGCACCGCGGAAATCAAGGAACCCGCGCCGAGCCTAATGGGTAAGCCACCCGTGCCTGGACGCAGGGGCCCCCCTCCCCGACTGCCCAACTCCAGTggtccctctctgtccctctggagTTCCTCCCTGGTTCCCAGATACCTGGTACTCCCTCTCAACTTTCCGTTCCCTGTTCACCCATTCTGGGCTGCCCACTCTGTTCTCCACTTCCCACTCGGAGTGATCAACTCCCAGATACACCTCAGCTAGGCTCgtgataggggaagggaggattccagatgtctttctttttgttgggtCCCAGAGAACTCTGCCTGGGTTCCGCGATTCCTGCATCGTCCTCAATTTTCGGGTTCCTACCTCCCTACTCTGGGTTTGCTTGCCTCCTCCTGCAGAATGGAGGCTTCCTGGGGgtagtggggtgtgtgtgtgtgaatgcctGTGTGTATTTAAGGGGTGCGGCTGGCTTCCTTTGTCCTGGCCACCTCCAGCTGGTGAGAGGAGGAAAGACCTCGACTGAGTGTCTTTTCTCCGCAGCAATCAGGGGCGATGGAAAGCTGGCAGTGATCTGGCCTCCCCGCAGAAAGGCTTCGGAGAACGGCCTGGAGCAGGTGGGACCCCCATTTCCCTCTTACCTCAGGCGCTTGTCGCTACCCCTCCCCCCCTACAAACACAAGGCCCCTCAGCGCCACTACGCTGGGCCAGGGAAAGTGCATCCCTGCGCCTCTGGGAAGTCACTCTGGGCTAGCACACAAAGTTCCAGGCGCGGCCCAGGGGTGATGAGGAGGTGGTCTTGGGGcccaaatcgccccaccctgcgcCTGGGTGTTCCGACTGACTCCCTCTTCCCAGGAGGAGCGGAAGCCTTGAGGTTAGAGCGGGCTGGGGTCCCCGGCCGGAAGTAACATGCCCGTCAAAGGACGGAGGCGCCCAGGAGTGTCCTCTGGATAAGCAGAAGTCCTGGAGAGGGGCCAGAGATCTGCACCGGGGAAGATGAACTCTACCAGCCCACCCTTAACTTGACTTTGTGAAATTGACCACTTTCTCTATAAAACTGTTATTCCCCACCCAGCCAGTGAAACTGTCCAGCCCTTCTCCACCTACCTAACCTCTCCCTCCGGCCTTGACTGTTAAGAGGACCAGGGTCACCGCCTCAGTTGTCCCCACTCCCCAATaaagtttcttccttctgggcagTGAGGGCTGTTTTCTTTTGGCTCCTCTTgatctggggtggggcaggagcgcAGAAAGCAGAGGAGAAAGCCGCAGGAGGCACCGACGGAATGCAGAAAGTGCCCTTAACGCCCTATTCCGGGGCTGCCGGTCTCCCCCGGCCCTGCTGGGTCCTAATGCCCCCTGGCGGCGGGGGTGCAAACTGAGGCGTTTAGATCAATGACCTCAGGCCCTCCATTCCAGACTTCGTCAACATTTATTGGTGCCAACGGCGTGCCTTGTGCTGGGCGCTGGCTAGACAGAGGTGATAAGGGGTTGTTTCTGCCCATGGGTTGTAAACAGTAGCtaaa
This window of the Desmodus rotundus isolate HL8 chromosome 9, HLdesRot8A.1, whole genome shotgun sequence genome carries:
- the MISP3 gene encoding uncharacterized protein MISP3 translates to METPIEREIRRSCEREESLRRSRGLSPGRAGRELVELRLKPVLSLPGPGPALPRALERARAGAQMQRDIEREAHRQAALARPTTPEPRARPPPQPLDELMRFFEAAGECGFSPASEGGAGRQRLLEHGSRPLSAVQGRCPVLARAPPPIAPSLLELEVREAQERERELQRQRLSVYGTAEIKEPAPSLMAIRGDGKLAVIWPPRRKASENGLEQEERKP